A genomic window from Quercus lobata isolate SW786 chromosome 10, ValleyOak3.0 Primary Assembly, whole genome shotgun sequence includes:
- the LOC115963559 gene encoding uncharacterized protein LOC115963559, translating to MVLWRFRTHTSFQCFGELMAWIIKNDRDLELFTMFVWSIWTQWNQLRTQQSCCPTTQLAQFAKDRFNEFKAIKPVAHPRQRQQWTSWSPPAQNVFKIKYDGALYSNTNKSVEIEALAAACALEFAADIGLDNVIVEGDSLVVTQALKTKVVGLAAYGLLIKDAFSLAGNFSEVFYSHTKREGNKVAHCLAKLAVNLAECVIWMEEVPPTIYHLVQVDLALLVQ from the exons ATGGTGTTGTGGAGGTTTCGAACTCATACATCTTTCCAATGCTTTGGTGAGCTTATGGCCTGGATTATAAAAAATGACAGAGATCTAGAATTGTTTACAATGTTTGTTTGGTCCATTTGGACTCAATGGAATCAATTGAGGACCCAGCAGTCTTGTTGTCCCACAACCCAGTTGGCTCAGTTTGCAAAGGACAGGTTCAATGAGTTCAAAGCAATTAAACCTGTAGCTCATCCTCGACAGAGACAGCAGTGGACCTCTTGGTCTCCCCCTGCCCAGAATGTTTTCAAGATTAAATATGATGGAGCACTCTATTCCAACACTAACAAGTCAG TAGAGATTGAGGCTCTGGCTGCTGCCTGTGCTCTTGAGTTTGCTGCTGATATTGGGCTTGATAATGTTATAGTGGAAGGTGACTCACTGGTAGTGACGCAAGCTCTGAAAACAAAAGTTGTGGGACTGGCTGCTTATGGTTTGCTGATCAAGGATGCTTTTTCATTAGCAGGAAATTTCTCAGAAGTGTTCTACTCTCACACAAAGAGAGAGGGCAACAAAGTTGCACATTGTTTGGCTAAATTAGCTGTAAATTTAGCAGAGTGTGTAATTTGGATGGAAGAAGTTCCTCCTACCATCTATCATCTTGTACAGGTTGATTTGGCCCTTCTAGTTCAATAA
- the LOC115965304 gene encoding uncharacterized membrane protein At1g16860-like translates to MGSRIQSHQLSNGLYVSGRPEQQQKDKPTMGSRAVPYTGGDVKKSGELGKMFDIQILEGPGPHPPPSLKSSRPSTSGSLRSGSGSTSGPLSSKHTTSSGPMTRKSSGPMPLQPTGLITSGPLGSSTGRRSGHLDSGSGSGPGKPSYGAAVTSLGSGAEVRVGIGVSKAAVWVFVVAVAMGLLIGAFLMVAVKKAVVLVAVGGVVVPVVAVAVWNCLWGKRGLVGFVRRYPDAELRGALDGQFVKVTGVVTCGSIPLESSYQRVPRCVYVSTELYEYKGLGGKSANPKHHCLSWGSRHSEKYVADFYISDFQSGLRALVKAGYGAKVAPFVKPATAVEVTKENKDLSPSFLRWLADRSLSSDDRIMRLKEGYIKEGSTVSVMGVVRRHDNILMIVPPSEPVSTGCQWVRCLLPTYVEGLILTCDDNQNADVVPV, encoded by the exons ATGGGTAGTCGAATTCAGTCGCACCAGCTGAGCAATGGGCTGTACGTGTCGGGTCGACCCGAGCAGCAGCAGAAAGATAAGCCCACAATGGGTTCACGCGCCGTCCCCTACACCGGCGGCGACGTCAAGAAATCCGGCGAGCTCGGCAAGATGTTCGATATCCAAATTCTCGAAGGCCCGGGCCCACACCCACCTCCGTCTTTGAAATCCTCACGCCCGTCAACAAGCGGGTCGCTCCGATCCGGATCCGGGTCCACCTCCGGCCCACTGAGCTCCAAGCACACAACTTCCTCCGGCCCAATGACGAGAAAGTCCTCTGGGCCCATGCCGCTCCAGCCCACGGGCTTAATCACCTCCGGCCCGCTCGGATCATCAACTGGGCGTCGGTCGGGTCATCTGGACTCCGGGTCCGGGTCCGGGCCGGGAAAACCGAGCTACGGTGCGGCCGTGACGAGCTTGGGTTCGGGGGCGGAGGTGAGGGTGGGGATTGGGGTGTCGAAGGCGGCTGTTTGGGTGTTTGTGGTGGCGGTGGCGATGGGGTTGCTGATTGGGGCGTTCCTGATGGTGGCGGTGAAGAAGGCGGTGGTGCTGGTGGCGGTGGGAGGAGTGGTGGTGCcggtggtggcggtggcggtTTGGAATTGCCTCTGGGGGAAGAGAGGGTTAGTAGGGTTCGTGAGAAGGTACCCCGATGCTGAGCTTCGAGGTGCTCTTGATGGACAGTTCGTCAAGGTCACTGGG GTTGTTACTTGTGGTAGTATTCCTTTGGAGTCATCCTACCAAAGGGTACCAAGGTGTGTATATGTGTCCACAGAACTCTACGAATACAAGGGATTGGGTGGAAAATCTGCAAATCCTAAACACCATTGCTTGTCGTGGGGATCTAGACATTCAGAG AAATATGTGGCTGACTTTTACATATCAGACTTCCAATCTGGGTTAAGAGCATTAGTAAAGGCTGGTTATGGGGCTAAAGTTGCTCCATTTGTAAAACCAGCAACTGCAGTTGAAGTCACAAAAGAAAACAAGGACTTATCTCCAAGCTTTTTACGTTGGCTAGCTGACCGCAGCCTCTCTAGTGATGACCGTATAATGCGCCTCAAAGAAGG GTATATCAAAGAAGGGAGCACTGTAAGTGTAATGGGGGTTGTTCGACGCCATGATAACATACTTATGATTGTTCCACCTTCAGAACCTGTCTCAACAGGCTGTCAGTGGGTCCGCTGCCTTCTCCCTACCTATGTTGAAGGATTAATTTTGACATGTGATGATAATCAAAATGCTGATGTGGTTCCtgtgtaa